ACAGCTTCAGAAACCAAGAGGGTGGAGTCAAAGCCCAAGGGGCTGGTCCAGGAACTCCAGGAGGTGGAATCCCCAAACCCTAGGAGACCACTGACAAGAACAGAAGCTAGTCCTGGGCGccagaaaaagaagtcaaagccACAGGAGGTGCAAACCAGGGAAAAGCTGAGGCCAGGGGATATCCCAAGTGGGTCAAGTCAGGGGCATGGCCAGATCAGGAAAGGGCAAGGACAAAGCAGGGGCTCCTCCATCCCAGGCTCCAGGGGTCGAAGCTGGAAGCCCACCCATCCAACCTCCCAGCCAATGGCTAAGACCTGCAGCATCGTGGGGACATGGCTAGGCTCCAGGGAATGGAGTCCAGTGCTCCAGTCCAGTTTTGGTCCCACAGGGCAGAGCCAACAGCCTCCTTTGGGTGTGGCAATTCCTAGGCCAGGAGGCACAGCCAGACCCAAAAGAGATAGTTAAGAACACAGCAACAAACTCAGACTCTGGGAGGCCAGCAGAGGAGTGGGGCCACCCTAGGGACAGTGTCACAGCACCAGGGAATGACTTTACCTTGGGAAGGAATCAGAGGTTCCATCCTAGAGTGGCCTCCTGCCCACTGGCCACCCCCCACTTTTGTGCCCCTATTCTGGGGCTCACCGCTGTGTAGGTGACTGCATAGGCGCAAAGGGCGGCATCCTTGCAGGGGAAGGCACGGCGCGCAGCGGCCACCAGGCTGGGGCTGCCGGCACAGGCACCCTGGTCAGTGACGAAGCGGTCGGGCCCTGGCCTGTCCGGTGAGGGCGGTGGGCAGCCCAGAGCCGTGTAGTTGGGGCGGCACACGGACAGGAAGTGCGGCGTAGGGTTGCCAGTCACCACCTGCCCCGCATTGGCGAAGATAGTTGTGGTGAAGAGGCCGAAAGAGTAgacccctgggggtggggtgagagaaGGAGTTCATGCTGGGCCCCTGATAGTCCAGGGCCCTTCTCCTGTGAGCCCCTATGTGGGCACCCTGTTCCTGTGACCATCATTAACACAGCTGGGAACCCCCCTAAAGCCATATACCATTATCACTGGGCCAAGGTCCTCTCCTCTTGGGACCACCATGAGGGTACTTTGAGCCTCTTGCTTCTGTCCCCCTTGGATTACTACTATGTCAAGAGGGGATGCTCCCTTGGAACCCTAATATAGCTGGGATAGGATCCCTCAACAGCATTACATCAGGATTGGGCCCATGTCTGGAACTTCCTAGGACCATCCTGATGGCATTTCTGGGCCTCTTTACACCTGCCCTGGACTCACTATTACTGAGTTGATCACTTTTTCCCTGGACCCACAATCAGCCCTTGGTCACAGGAACTACCATTTTGTATGAGCTCTGCCCTTCTCCTGTACCATGGCCACCAACTGTGGCTGTGACCGCACAGCGGGGTCTCCCCTTCCTGCTCGGGGTGAGGTGGAGGGTGGGCTGGTGTTTGGCCTGGGCCTGCGTTCCCCTTTTCTGCCTTAAGACTCTCCTTGTAGCAATCTGGGGCCCTCACAGTTGCCACCAGTGTTGGCTTAGGCCGGACCATTGTCCCTAGAACCTCCATTCTGCCTGGCCTTCGCCACATCCCTCTTTGCCTCAAGAAGTCACCATCATGGCAGTTCTAGGCCCTCTTCCCCATAAAATTCTTATTATGGCTGAATCTGACCCATATCTCCTCTGCTGAGCCCCCTGGCCGCATCACTCACCCAGAAAGCGGACCAGCCTCCGCAGTGGGGGGCTGAAGCGGCAGCAGGCCCCAGACACGATGGTGCTCTCCCCGATGATGGGGATGGCTGAGGGTGGCGCGGGGGAAAAGGCACGCGCCAGCTCCCCCAGCAGGATCTGTGGGCAAGATCAAGGCAGGGTCTTCCTGGCCTTCAAATCCAACCCTCCTCCCACTTCCACCTGGCCCCTGTCACCTGGGTCTGACCAAGGCTACCCCCAGTCTCACCGTGAGGGTGGGTCCAGCAGTGACCAGGGCATAGATGAGTGCAGGAGGCACTCGGCTGGCAGCCTCAGGCCCTGGGTAAGGCTTGGCATAGGTACTGTCATAGCAGAAGAACCCCTGGGTGTGTACGGGGAAGGTGTCCGTGAACTCCAGGCGGTAGGCAAGCAGGACCACGATGCCCAGAAGCACTGACTGCCACCCAGTCAtggcagggagacagagagaggagagacaagtTCAGGTCCAATCCGGGGCCAtggtgagagaaacagagatggagaaagacagagatggggaggagagacagagagatcaaGACTGGAGATacataggctgagagagagagagagagagagagagagagagagagaagtggggaatGGTCTGGACCTGGgaggcacaaagagagaaacagaaagagaagacaggagaggaggaggggagaggagaagagaaagagaaggggctagtagaatggaaaggagagatgggatgggagagagcaagggaggaCTGGGCCAGGGCTCAGATCAGAAAGAGGGATCCGCAGGTTTTGGGGCCCAGACCAACAGGGGGAAAGATAATACTACTAGTAGAAGTGCTAGCAGCTCCCAGAAGTACAACCGTTAATGGGGGCAGCACATCATATTAAACGTCTTCcatgaattaatacattttattttcataagtgGCCTGGAAGAAAGGGACCCTAATTGCGCCTATTTGACAGCCAAGGAAACCGAAACTCAAGAGGGTACGTGAGGTGCCCAGAGTTCTGCGGTCAGGATGCGCAGAGAGGGATTGAAACTCTGGGAGTGTCACTTCTAAACATGCCTCCTTCCCGTGAGGGtctgggagggagcctgggggtgCGTGGGAAGGGGGGGTGAGAGTTACTGGGTTCCTCACCTCCACGAAGACAAAGCAGGGAATGATGGAGAAACTCCTCTTCGGCTGAGGTCTCCCTCCTGCCATGGTGAAGGCCGGGcctgtggaggtggggagggaatggGACGGCCAGGGCGGGGTCTAGGGGGAGGCTCTGGTCACCTGCCTGAGTAGAGTCCTCTGGCCACATCAGGGCCCCAGAACTACTACAAAGGAGCCTgggctccacccactgagccttCTGGCCATGACTCTGAATATCCAGGCCCCTGCCCGTAGGCGGCCTCCCCTGACACCACCAGCTCAGCTCATCCTCCACCGGGGATCCCAGAGATTCTATAGTGGTCTTCTCCCCCGAGAGCCCACATAGGAGATTCAGACCCCAGGCCTTTCAGGAGGGCCACTCCTCCTTACCATACAAGTCACCTCCCCTCAGCCTTTAGAAGACACTTCTCCAGCTTAATGGGACCCCTCCCATTAAGAAGGGCCCATAGAGAAGGACCCACTTAGAAGTTTTCACAAACCCCATGGGTTTTTAGGGGACCTCATCCTCTTTCCCCGTGTGCTTTACAAGGCATCCCATGTTCTGtgtaccccatccccccgccaGGGTCCTCCTCTGAGTCTCTTCCCCCATGGCCCACAGGGgcctctctctcctgtcccccTGGGCTGCACCTGACTGGTTCGGGCTGATGGCCAGGCCCTCCCTCTATcccagctgcttctccctctccccctcttcccagcttgtctgcctctctgtatcaTAAGGGGGCTATCTTCTCCCAACAAGCCCCCACACCCCCCAATCTAACCTCAGTCCCCGGCACTGATGGGCCAACATAGACACACCTGCTCGACCCATTCTCCCAGGCTGACCTCACCTGTGAAAGGGCCCTATGGCTTCCCACAGGCCTCCGCCACACCCACAGACTCACAGCCGCTCCTGGCGGCCAGCAGGGCAGGGATGGTCACCCCCATtgcacagatgtggaaactgaggcccaggaaggtgaGGGTAGGCACTCTGGGTCCAGTGCCCCATCCACGCAGCTTGCTCTGCAGTGTGACATGTGGGGTGAGGGTCACCAGAGATCTCAGATGCCCACCTGGCCACGGCCCCTCACCCTTCCAGAGACACAATAACACATGCTGGCATCCCTAGAATACACAACTCAGCCACAACTTCCATCtcaaacaccacacacacacacacacacacacacacacacagtatagcATGTGTCCATCCCACCAACAAGGATCCAGTGCCTGCTGGGTTCTAGGCACTCTGCTTGTGGTGAACAAGACAGGCCTGCTCATTCAGACAGGTGCCCAACACCCACTACACACAACTGTACACTCACACACATGGCACAGTGTGCACACGGCCTGTCACTGACACCCACACAGATCAAACAAcctccccctacacacacacacagtcacaggGACACAAGAGGAGGTCCTTCACACACTTCACAGCCCCGCATACAGCCCCACACAAGCACCCACCTCACTATCATCAGGGACATAGCCTCAGGGCTCCCGACACACTTAAGAGTTACATCAAAAAGAGTCACCACACGCAATGGGGGTCACAAACCGGTCACAGAGTCACACCCCCAATTACCAGGCACTCAATGACAGCCATACACATTAACAGTCTCTCATCCACACAGACACTCATAGGAGAGACGATGTCATCCACAGCTCAGCCACATGGCCACACAAGGGCACATACGTGGACCATGACACGGATTTGCACGCCAAGCCACACAAGAAAGGCGCATGAGCACAGCCACACACAGAAACATAAATGGGCCCCCACACACCATCACAAGGAACACACAATGGCAGTCATATGCACACAACCGTACAGACACACTCACAGGGAGCGCAGTCACAACAACACAGCCACACACCCTCAGAGTGACACCCATGATGACAGCCACACAATGACAGCCACAGGAGAGTCACACATACACCACACAgaccacacaggcatccccaaAGCCGCACAATTACAGTTATACAACCACACACTGACACAAAACGACAACCACACAATCACAACCACCCTCACCACCGCCGCTTGGCTTCTCCGGCCCGGGGTCCCCTCTCCACGCTCCCCTCCCCGAGCCCGGTTCTCAAGCCCCAGCTcacggcctcccctccccctccccgcgccgGACCCACAGGGGACCCGACCCGCAGGAGCTGAACCCTGGCCGGACACACAGACCGAGGGTCGGTAGCCCGCGAGGGGGGGTGCCGGGAGCGCCCCAAGCCCCTCTCCCTCACCGGGTCGAGGCTGTCACGGTTTGAGGCCCCGCTCCGCTTAGACGTCACCTGGGCGGCAGGACGAACCAACGGACGGCAGGCCCCGCGGGCGGACGGAGCGGTGGGAGACGCCGTCGGCCGGCCGCGCCGCGCAGACTCAGCGaaggggcgaggggcggggcctccgaGCGCCTCATTTGCATAATCCGTGGGGCGGGGACCCGCGGCGTCTCATTAGCATGGTCCGGGGCGGGGCCTCTGTTGCTCTTGGGGACCCGAGAAAGTGTTAAGACAAATTTGGGAGGGAATGAAGGAT
This window of the Canis lupus dingo isolate Sandy chromosome 20, ASM325472v2, whole genome shotgun sequence genome carries:
- the PLPPR2 gene encoding phospholipid phosphatase-related protein type 2 isoform X6 is translated as MGVTIPALLAARSGCPAFTMAGGRPQPKRSFSIIPCFVFVESVLLGIVVLLAYRLEFTDTFPVHTQGFFCYDSTYAKPYPGPEAASRVPPALIYALVTAGPTLTILLGELARAFSPAPPSAIPIIGESTIVSGACCRFSPPLRRLVRFLGVYSFGLFTTTIFANAGQVVTGNPTPHFLSVCRPNYTALGCPPPSPDRPGPDRFVTDQGACAGSPSLVAAARRAFPCKDAALCAYAVTYTAMYVTLVFRVKGSRLVKPSLCLALLCPAFLVGVVRVAEYRNHWSDVLAGFLTGAAIATFLVTCVVHNFQSRRPSGRRLSPWEDLGQAPTMDSPLEKLSVAQEPEACRPHSTPARLTPSKSQNCARRGHLIPSCVSSRAPAMCSSPRVPRPRLRSEPTPLPLPLPLPAPAPSQGPSPSSPGPGGPGGGGGRGRKLLLPTPLLRDLYTLSGLYPSPFHRDNFSPYLFASRDHLL
- the PLPPR2 gene encoding phospholipid phosphatase-related protein type 2 isoform X8; this encodes MGVTIPALLAARSGCPAFTMAGGRPQPKRSFSIIPCFVFVESVLLGIVVLLAYRLEFTDTFPVHTQGFFCYDSTYAKPYPGPEAASRVPPALIYALVTAGPTLTILLGELARAFSPAPPSAIPIIGESTIVSGACCRFSPPLRRLVRFLGVYSFGLFTTTIFANAGQVVTGNPTPHFLSVCRPNYTALGCPPPSPDRPGPDRFVTDQGACAGSPSLVAAARRAFPCKDAALCAYAVTYTAMYVTLVFRVKGSRLVKPSLCLALLCPAFLVGVVRVAEYRNHWSDVLAGFLTGAAIATFLVTCVVHNFQSRRPSGRRLSPWEDLGQAPTMDSPLEKNPRPAGRIRHRHGSPHPSRRTVPAVAT
- the PLPPR2 gene encoding phospholipid phosphatase-related protein type 2 isoform X5 gives rise to the protein MGVTIPALLAARSGCPAFTMAGGRPQPKRSFSIIPCFVFVESVLLGIVVLLAYRLEFTDTFPVHTQGFFCYDSTYAKPYPGPEAASRVPPALIYALVTAGPTLTILLGELARAFSPAPPSAIPIIGESTIVSGACCRFSPPLRRLVRFLGVYSFGLFTTTIFANAGQVVTGNPTPHFLSVCRPNYTALGCPPPSPDRPGPDRFVTDQGACAGSPSLVAAARRAFPCKDAALCAYAVTYTAMYVTLVFRVKGSRLVKPSLCLALLCPAFLVGVVRVAEYRNHWSDVLAGFLTGAAIATFLVTCVVHNFQSRRPSGRRLSPWEDLGQAPTMDSPLEKLSVAQPLPSASLSQEPEACRPHSTPARLTPSKFLGWVGMIPVNGGPPMPKHEQRRGGRWGHPLSSNHLSKSESPAGAWGQVPPWQGPWGTPSSLSSSPMCNLSLSPSQLPTYTGLAPVQRFWGSGCCVSPCLCPGCPKPFCY
- the PLPPR2 gene encoding phospholipid phosphatase-related protein type 2 isoform X7 codes for the protein MGVTIPALLAARSGCPAFTMAGGRPQPKRSFSIIPCFVFVESVLLGIVVLLAYRLEFTDTFPVHTQGFFCYDSTYAKPYPGPEAASRVPPALIYALVTAGPTLTILLGELARAFSPAPPSAIPIIGESTIVSGACCRFSPPLRRLVRFLGVYSFGLFTTTIFANAGQVVTGNPTPHFLSVCRPNYTALGCPPPSPDRPGPDRFVTDQGACAGSPSLVAAARRAFPCKDAALCAYAVTYTAMYVTLVFRVKGSRLVKPSLCLALLCPAFLVGVVRVAEYRNHWSDVLAGFLTGAAIATFLVTCVVHNFQSRRPSGRRLSPWEDLGQAPTMDSPLEKLSVAQEPEACRPHSTPARLTPSKFLGWVGMIPVNGGPPMPKHEQRRGGRWGHPLSSNHLSKSESPAGAWGQVPPWQGPWGTPSSLSSSPMCNLSLSPSQLPTYTGLAPVQRFWGSGCCVSPCLCPGCPKPFCY
- the PLPPR2 gene encoding phospholipid phosphatase-related protein type 2 isoform X4, producing the protein MGVTIPALLAARSGCPAFTMAGGRPQPKRSFSIIPCFVFVESVLLGIVVLLAYRLEFTDTFPVHTQGFFCYDSTYAKPYPGPEAASRVPPALIYALVTAGPTLTILLGELARAFSPAPPSAIPIIGESTIVSGACCRFSPPLRRLVRFLGVYSFGLFTTTIFANAGQVVTGNPTPHFLSVCRPNYTALGCPPPSPDRPGPDRFVTDQGACAGSPSLVAAARRAFPCKDAALCAYAVTYTAMYVTLVFRVKGSRLVKPSLCLALLCPAFLVGVVRVAEYRNHWSDVLAGFLTGAAIATFLVTCVVHNFQSRRPSGRRLSPWEDLGQAPTMDSPLEKLSVAQPLPSASLSQEPEACRPHSTPARLTPSKSQNCARRGHLIPSCVSSRAPAMCSSPRVPRPRLRSEPTPLPLPLPLPAPAPSQGPSPSSPGPGGPGGGGGRGRKLLLPTPLLRDLYTLSGLYPSPFHRDNFSPYLFASRDHLL